One window of the Arthrobacter sp. zg-Y919 genome contains the following:
- the glpX gene encoding class II fructose-bisphosphatase has protein sequence MRFDVSKGAQYSTLSPALAVGDSEPDRNLALELVRVTEAAAIAGGHWVGFGDKNAADGAAVDAMRSLISTVHFNGVVVIGEGEKDEAPMLYNGEHVGDGTGALCDVAVDPIDGTRLTALGINNALAVLAVAERGTMFDPSAVFYMEKLVTGPEAADMVDLRLPVKQNLHLIAKAKGKKINQLNVMVLERDRHKPLVQEIRDAGARTRMLMDGDVAGGIAAAREGTDVDALMGIGGTPEGIITACAVKTLGGVIQGRLWPTSDDEKQKAIDAGHDLDRVMSTNDLVWSDNCYFAATGITDGDLLRGVRYKKDRVLTQSIVMRSKSGTIRVVDGEHQAHKWESYARSM, from the coding sequence ATGAGGTTTGACGTGTCCAAAGGTGCCCAGTACTCCACACTTTCCCCCGCATTGGCAGTCGGGGATTCCGAGCCGGACCGGAACCTGGCCCTTGAGCTCGTCCGGGTCACCGAGGCAGCAGCCATCGCCGGCGGCCACTGGGTGGGCTTCGGCGACAAGAACGCCGCCGACGGCGCCGCCGTGGACGCGATGCGTTCACTCATTTCCACTGTCCACTTCAACGGCGTCGTCGTCATCGGCGAAGGCGAAAAAGACGAAGCGCCGATGCTCTACAACGGCGAACACGTGGGTGACGGCACCGGAGCACTGTGCGACGTCGCCGTGGACCCGATCGACGGAACCCGCCTGACCGCGCTCGGCATCAACAATGCCCTCGCCGTTCTTGCGGTGGCGGAGCGCGGCACGATGTTTGACCCCTCGGCCGTGTTCTACATGGAGAAGCTGGTCACAGGTCCCGAAGCCGCCGACATGGTGGACCTCCGCCTGCCGGTGAAGCAGAACCTGCACCTGATCGCCAAGGCCAAGGGCAAGAAGATCAACCAGCTCAACGTGATGGTCCTGGAACGCGACCGCCACAAGCCCCTCGTCCAGGAAATCCGCGATGCCGGCGCACGCACCCGGATGCTGATGGACGGCGACGTCGCCGGCGGCATCGCGGCGGCACGTGAAGGCACCGACGTCGATGCGTTGATGGGCATCGGTGGAACCCCGGAGGGCATCATTACCGCCTGTGCCGTCAAGACACTCGGCGGCGTCATCCAGGGCCGCTTGTGGCCGACGTCGGACGACGAGAAGCAGAAGGCGATCGACGCCGGCCACGACCTGGACCGCGTGATGTCCACCAATGACCTGGTCTGGAGCGACAACTGCTACTTCGCCGCCACGGGCATCACCGACGGCGACCTGCTGCGCGGCGTGCGTTACAAGAAGGACCGTGTGCTGACCCAGTCGATCGTGATGCGCTCCAAGTCCGGCACCATCCGCGTGGTGGACGGCGAACACCAGGCGCACAAGTGGGAGTCCTACGCCCGCTCGATGTAA
- a CDS encoding peptidoglycan bridge formation glycyltransferase FemA/FemB family protein produces MTLRVTPCSDAASWNETVNRFRGHPQQLWGWGQTKAQHGWSVDRVLVSDDSGTVLGSAQVLLRALPFPFRALAYIPRGPQGEPGRELDVLDAVGSYVKSTHSAVALSIEPDWDADGKLVAGLPGLGFRRSENTILIGRTLILDLQRSLEDLSGDMSKKHRQYIRKSGREDLTYRRVTRAEIAKCLAVYKLTAQRADFGIHEDAYYLDIFDNLGEDSPVYAAFKGEDVVAFLWLSTSGYTAFELYGGMTEEGERLRANYALKWHAISDMKERGITRYDFNGLLNDGVSKFKMGWAKHEDQLAGTWDKPLSPLYPVFSTALPVAKTGMRKARGVLTAVKSRLGR; encoded by the coding sequence ATGACTCTGCGCGTTACCCCCTGCTCCGATGCCGCCTCCTGGAACGAAACCGTTAACCGCTTCCGCGGACATCCGCAGCAGTTGTGGGGCTGGGGCCAGACCAAAGCCCAGCACGGGTGGAGCGTTGACCGTGTGCTGGTGAGTGACGACTCAGGCACCGTCCTCGGCTCCGCACAGGTCCTGCTGCGGGCCCTGCCCTTCCCGTTCCGTGCCCTGGCCTACATTCCCCGCGGACCCCAGGGGGAACCCGGGCGTGAACTGGACGTCCTGGACGCCGTAGGCAGCTATGTAAAGAGCACGCATTCCGCGGTGGCCCTGTCCATCGAACCGGACTGGGACGCTGACGGGAAGCTCGTGGCGGGACTGCCCGGACTCGGCTTCCGCCGCAGCGAGAACACCATCCTCATCGGCCGGACGCTGATCCTGGACCTGCAGCGCAGCCTCGAGGACCTTTCCGGCGACATGAGCAAAAAACACCGCCAGTACATCCGGAAGTCCGGACGCGAAGACCTGACCTACCGGCGCGTGACGCGCGCGGAAATCGCCAAGTGCCTGGCGGTGTACAAGCTCACCGCCCAGCGGGCGGACTTCGGCATCCACGAAGACGCCTATTACCTGGATATCTTCGACAACCTGGGTGAGGATTCACCCGTCTACGCAGCCTTCAAGGGCGAGGACGTGGTCGCCTTCCTCTGGCTTTCCACGAGCGGCTACACCGCATTCGAGCTCTACGGGGGAATGACGGAGGAAGGCGAACGGCTGCGGGCCAACTACGCCCTGAAGTGGCACGCCATCTCCGACATGAAGGAGCGTGGAATCACCCGGTATGACTTCAACGGCCTGCTCAATGACGGGGTCTCGAAGTTCAAGATGGGCTGGGCGAAACACGAAGACCAACTGGCCGGCACCTGGGACAAGCCCCTGTCGCCGCTGTACCCGGTCTTTTCCACCGCACTGCCCGTGGCCAAGACGGGGATGCGGAAGGCCCGCGGGGTGCTTACCGCCGTGAAGAGCCGGCTCGGCCGGTAG
- a CDS encoding class II fumarate hydratase: MTSDTPEYRIEHDTMGEVRVPASALYRAQTQRAVENFPISGTTLEPSHIEALARIKKAAATANAELGVLDEERARAIEKAADAVAGGTYNDQFPIDIFQTGSGTSSNMNTNEVLAELATRALKDAGSETTVHPNDHVNASQSSNDVFPTSVHVAATSALINKLIPALEHLAGSLERKAEEFKDVVKSGRTHLMDATPVTLGQEFGGYAAQVRYGIERVNASLPRVAEVPLGGTAVGTGINTPAGFPQRVIELLAADTGLPLTEARDHFEAQANRDALVEVSGMLRTIAVSFSKIANDLRWMGSGPNTGLGEIAIPDLQPGSSIMPGKVNPVISEAVLQVAAQVVGNDAAVAWAGTFGYFELNVGIPVIAANLLESIRLLANSSVVMADKMIDGIEANVERARYLAEASPSIVTPLNKFIGYENAAKIAKYSVKEGKTIRQAVEDLGYLERGELTVEQLDKALDVLSMTKPPQA; encoded by the coding sequence ATGACTTCCGACACCCCCGAATACCGCATCGAACACGACACCATGGGTGAGGTCCGCGTTCCGGCCTCCGCACTCTACCGCGCCCAGACACAGCGCGCGGTCGAGAACTTCCCCATTTCCGGCACCACGCTGGAACCCTCGCACATCGAAGCGCTCGCCCGGATCAAGAAGGCCGCAGCGACCGCCAACGCCGAACTGGGGGTGCTCGACGAAGAGCGCGCCCGGGCCATTGAAAAAGCGGCCGATGCCGTGGCCGGCGGCACGTACAACGACCAGTTCCCGATCGATATTTTCCAGACCGGTTCCGGCACCTCCTCGAATATGAACACCAACGAGGTCCTGGCCGAGCTGGCCACCCGGGCACTGAAGGACGCCGGCAGCGAGACAACTGTCCACCCCAACGACCACGTCAACGCTTCGCAGTCCTCCAATGATGTCTTTCCGACGTCGGTTCACGTTGCAGCCACGTCCGCACTGATCAACAAGCTGATCCCCGCCCTGGAACACCTTGCCGGGTCCCTGGAGCGCAAGGCCGAGGAGTTCAAGGACGTCGTCAAGTCCGGCCGTACCCATCTGATGGATGCCACCCCGGTCACGCTCGGCCAGGAATTCGGCGGCTACGCTGCCCAGGTCCGCTACGGCATCGAGCGGGTCAACGCCTCGCTCCCCCGCGTGGCAGAGGTTCCGCTGGGCGGCACCGCCGTCGGCACCGGCATCAACACCCCTGCAGGCTTCCCGCAGCGCGTGATCGAGCTGCTGGCGGCCGACACCGGGCTGCCGCTGACCGAGGCCCGCGACCACTTCGAGGCCCAGGCCAACCGCGATGCGCTGGTCGAGGTTTCCGGCATGCTCCGCACCATCGCCGTCTCCTTCTCCAAGATCGCCAATGACCTGCGTTGGATGGGCTCCGGCCCCAACACGGGCCTGGGCGAGATTGCCATCCCCGATCTGCAGCCGGGCTCCTCGATCATGCCGGGCAAGGTCAACCCCGTCATCTCCGAGGCCGTCCTCCAGGTTGCCGCCCAGGTGGTGGGTAACGACGCCGCCGTGGCCTGGGCCGGAACCTTCGGCTACTTCGAACTCAACGTGGGTATCCCGGTGATCGCCGCGAACCTGCTGGAGTCCATCCGCCTCCTGGCCAATTCCTCCGTCGTGATGGCGGACAAGATGATCGACGGCATCGAGGCCAATGTGGAGCGCGCCCGCTACCTGGCCGAAGCCTCCCCGTCCATCGTGACTCCGCTGAACAAGTTCATCGGCTACGAAAACGCGGCGAAGATCGCCAAGTACTCGGTCAAGGAAGGCAAAACCATCCGCCAGGCCGTCGAGGATCTCGGCTATCTGGAACGCGGTGAGCTGACCGTGGAGCAGCTGGACAAGGCACTGGACGTCCTGTCGATGACGAAGCCGCCGCAGGCCTAG
- a CDS encoding TetR/AcrR family transcriptional regulator encodes MINSAPGDECGLRERKRTATRAAITAHARTLTAAHGVNGFTVEQLCERVGISRRTFFNYFPAKEDAILGSPADDLPEDLVQRFIAGGPGAAGNGLSPTLVADFVDLAVGMTERMAMSRTEMAQLKKAVGAEPRLIHKAMHGSQEAEETFARIVATRESLPVDDARVRAVVTVFGAMVQRAGLRFFDPANTDSYRRTLVTEVNAAIEVFSPASLLPIEPADPRPASTSPATTGSVDTAKDTE; translated from the coding sequence GTGATAAACAGTGCACCAGGGGACGAATGCGGCCTGCGGGAACGCAAGCGCACCGCGACACGGGCGGCGATTACGGCCCATGCCCGGACCCTGACCGCGGCCCACGGCGTCAACGGTTTCACCGTTGAACAACTGTGCGAGCGGGTCGGCATTTCCCGCCGCACGTTCTTCAATTACTTTCCCGCGAAGGAAGACGCCATCCTGGGTTCACCGGCTGACGATCTTCCCGAGGACCTGGTCCAGCGCTTCATAGCCGGTGGTCCCGGGGCCGCTGGGAACGGGCTCTCCCCCACCCTGGTTGCGGACTTCGTGGATCTGGCCGTCGGCATGACTGAACGCATGGCCATGTCGCGAACGGAGATGGCCCAGTTGAAGAAAGCCGTCGGCGCCGAGCCCCGGCTCATCCACAAGGCCATGCACGGCTCGCAGGAGGCAGAGGAAACCTTTGCCCGGATCGTGGCCACCCGCGAATCCCTCCCTGTCGATGATGCGCGGGTCCGGGCCGTAGTCACAGTCTTCGGAGCCATGGTCCAGCGCGCTGGACTCCGCTTCTTCGATCCGGCAAATACCGATTCCTACCGCCGCACGCTCGTCACTGAGGTCAATGCCGCGATCGAAGTGTTTTCGCCTGCGTCACTGCTCCCCATCGAACCGGCGGATCCCCGCCCAGCATCCACTTCCCCTGCCACTACCGGCTCTGTCGATACCGCCAAGGACACCGAATGA
- the manA gene encoding mannose-6-phosphate isomerase, class I, whose amino-acid sequence MYLLRNTLRPYAWGSTTAMAELFGREPSGEPEAELWIGAHSGAPSVLVPPVAGSDTLDELIATDPERMLGADAVARFGPELPFLAKILAAGAPLSLQVHPTPEQARAGYAAEEEAGIDRGARDRNYKDEHHKPEMIFALTPFEALCGFRSPDEAAGLFRALTAAVSASGRDVPELLEWIVAELSSGHPAPERLQSVFRALINDGEAVRAAVELSAAAAESARGTYGREMATLAELNGYYPGDPGVLLSLLLNRVSLQPGDAVYLPAGNVHAYLSGLGVEVMAASDNVLRGGLTPKHVDVPELLKTVDFRPLGVPYLSADTTGPGQQVFRPPFEEFALQRLELAQGPAGSAGDSLPTELPVLQNGPAVVIAVRGTIVLASPTGSLTLEAGQSAFVPAAEAPVTARLAADSAQHDDGALAFAVTVGTAPDREPDAPRLDLGA is encoded by the coding sequence GTGTACCTGCTCCGGAACACCCTTCGCCCCTACGCCTGGGGATCGACCACGGCGATGGCCGAGCTATTCGGCCGCGAACCCTCAGGCGAACCCGAGGCCGAGCTGTGGATCGGCGCGCACTCCGGGGCGCCTTCGGTGCTGGTACCCCCCGTAGCGGGCAGCGACACGCTCGATGAGTTGATTGCCACCGACCCCGAGCGGATGCTCGGTGCCGATGCCGTGGCCCGCTTCGGCCCGGAGCTGCCGTTCCTGGCGAAGATCCTGGCGGCCGGCGCTCCCCTGTCGCTGCAGGTCCATCCCACGCCCGAGCAGGCCCGCGCCGGTTATGCCGCCGAGGAGGAGGCCGGCATTGACCGCGGCGCCCGCGACCGCAATTACAAGGACGAGCACCATAAGCCGGAGATGATCTTCGCGTTGACGCCGTTCGAAGCGCTCTGCGGATTCCGCAGCCCGGACGAGGCTGCGGGGCTTTTCCGCGCCCTCACTGCTGCCGTTTCCGCTTCCGGCCGGGACGTGCCCGAGCTGCTGGAATGGATCGTGGCGGAGCTGTCCTCCGGCCATCCCGCACCCGAAAGACTGCAGTCCGTGTTCCGCGCACTGATCAACGACGGGGAAGCCGTGCGCGCGGCCGTCGAGTTGAGCGCAGCTGCGGCGGAGTCCGCCAGGGGCACGTACGGGCGGGAAATGGCCACCCTAGCCGAGTTGAACGGTTACTACCCGGGCGATCCCGGCGTCCTGCTCTCCCTGCTGCTCAACCGCGTCTCGCTGCAGCCCGGCGACGCCGTATACCTGCCGGCCGGGAACGTCCACGCGTATCTCAGCGGCCTGGGCGTGGAAGTCATGGCAGCGTCCGACAATGTCCTGCGCGGCGGTCTGACACCCAAGCACGTCGACGTGCCCGAACTGCTGAAGACCGTCGATTTCCGCCCCCTGGGCGTCCCCTACCTGTCCGCCGACACCACCGGTCCCGGACAGCAGGTGTTCCGGCCGCCGTTCGAGGAGTTCGCGCTCCAGCGCCTCGAACTGGCACAGGGACCCGCGGGCAGTGCCGGGGATTCCCTCCCCACCGAACTGCCGGTGCTGCAGAACGGGCCAGCCGTTGTTATCGCTGTGCGGGGCACCATCGTCCTGGCTTCCCCCACCGGCAGCCTCACGCTGGAGGCCGGGCAGAGCGCCTTCGTTCCGGCGGCCGAGGCCCCGGTCACGGCGCGTCTCGCCGCCGACTCCGCCCAGCACGACGACGGCGCCCTCGCCTTTGCGGTGACCGTCGGAACGGCGCCGGACCGGGAGCCGGATGCTCCCCGACTGGATTTGGGGGCCTAG
- a CDS encoding LCP family protein, with the protein MNQQYNAGSGYTDPVRYPQAAAPGVRTKRAFILLLLTLVIPGAAQVVAGDRRLGRRALKVTFTAWAVAIAAVVLALTNRALVIDILTHGWASFLVMIILAVLAVAWALLFLNTLRIIRPPLLERGVRPLVSICLALLMIATSGSLAYGAYLLNVSRQTFGSIFASGPSLDPVDGRYNFLLMGGDAGEDRTGLRPDSISMISVDAKTGQPVTFSIPRNFQNAQFPADSPLNDVYPTGYDCGDECIINSLYQTVTENYADLYPGSDDPGAEAMMDAVSGTLGLEVQGYVIVDMEGFSHLIDAMGGIKINSGGWVPITAGEIPGTNRHYPPDGWIPPGVQTLDGYHALWYARSREFVTDYHRISRQQCVQQAMIAQMDPATLLTRFQAIATAGEEIVETDLPQDQLGSFVDLALKAKGLTMQRMTIGPPDFGSAAENFVTYPDFNLIHARVQDFLAGTESSPVEPDPAPAPAEEAAPEEAAPAEAAPDAGTDGEAADGTPLTEVPQEEEAEITVEYLQYLAEIGDDVTLGSILNNNGECSPG; encoded by the coding sequence ATGAACCAGCAATACAACGCAGGGAGCGGCTACACCGATCCCGTGCGCTACCCCCAGGCCGCCGCCCCGGGCGTGCGGACAAAACGTGCCTTTATCCTCCTGCTGCTGACCTTGGTGATTCCGGGAGCTGCACAGGTGGTCGCCGGCGACCGGCGGCTCGGCCGGCGCGCCCTCAAAGTCACCTTCACAGCCTGGGCCGTCGCCATCGCGGCAGTGGTGCTCGCCCTGACAAACCGCGCCCTGGTCATCGATATCCTTACCCATGGGTGGGCCTCGTTCCTGGTCATGATTATCTTGGCCGTCCTAGCCGTCGCATGGGCCCTGCTGTTCCTGAACACCCTGCGCATCATCCGACCTCCGCTGCTGGAGCGCGGCGTACGCCCCCTCGTCTCCATCTGTCTGGCACTGCTGATGATCGCAACCAGCGGCAGCCTCGCCTACGGGGCCTACCTGCTCAACGTCAGCCGCCAGACCTTCGGCTCGATCTTCGCCTCCGGACCTTCGCTTGATCCCGTGGACGGCCGCTACAACTTCCTCCTGATGGGCGGCGACGCCGGCGAGGACCGGACAGGCCTGCGTCCGGACAGCATTTCGATGATCAGCGTGGATGCCAAGACCGGCCAGCCGGTGACCTTCAGCATCCCCCGCAACTTCCAGAACGCCCAGTTCCCCGCCGATTCCCCGCTCAACGATGTGTACCCCACCGGCTACGACTGCGGTGACGAGTGCATCATCAACAGCCTCTACCAGACCGTCACGGAGAACTACGCGGATCTCTACCCCGGTTCCGACGATCCCGGTGCCGAAGCCATGATGGACGCCGTGAGCGGCACCCTCGGCCTCGAGGTGCAGGGCTACGTGATTGTGGACATGGAAGGTTTCTCGCACCTGATTGACGCCATGGGCGGAATCAAGATCAATTCCGGCGGCTGGGTGCCCATCACTGCCGGTGAGATTCCCGGCACCAACCGGCACTATCCCCCGGACGGCTGGATTCCCCCGGGCGTCCAGACACTCGACGGCTACCACGCCCTTTGGTATGCGCGGTCGCGCGAGTTCGTGACCGATTACCACCGGATCTCCCGGCAGCAGTGCGTCCAGCAGGCCATGATTGCCCAAATGGACCCGGCCACCCTCCTCACCCGCTTCCAGGCCATCGCCACAGCAGGTGAAGAGATTGTGGAAACGGATCTGCCCCAGGACCAGCTGGGCAGCTTCGTGGACCTGGCCCTCAAGGCAAAGGGCCTCACGATGCAGCGGATGACCATCGGTCCTCCGGACTTCGGCTCAGCAGCGGAAAACTTCGTGACGTATCCGGACTTCAACCTGATCCACGCCCGGGTGCAGGATTTCCTGGCCGGCACCGAATCGTCGCCTGTTGAACCCGATCCCGCACCGGCCCCGGCCGAAGAAGCCGCCCCGGAAGAAGCGGCCCCTGCGGAAGCCGCGCCGGATGCCGGTACTGACGGCGAAGCTGCCGACGGAACCCCGCTGACCGAGGTGCCGCAGGAGGAGGAAGCGGAAATCACGGTGGAATACCTGCAGTATCTGGCGGAAATCGGCGACGATGTCACCCTCGGCTCGATCCTGAACAACAACGGTGAGTGCAGCCCGGGATAG
- the purE gene encoding 5-(carboxyamino)imidazole ribonucleotide mutase, with the protein MPHRATTPLVGLVMGSDSDWPVMDAAAAALAEFDIPYEADVVSAHRMPADMLEYGQNAHRRGLRVIIAGAGGAAHLPGMLASVTPLPVIGVPVPLKYLDGMDSLLSIVQMPAGVPVAAVSIGGARNAGLLAVRMLAAGTDPLAARLQQQLIDFAGGLRQSAMAKGAALRTALAGTD; encoded by the coding sequence ATGCCCCACCGTGCTACCACACCGCTGGTAGGCCTCGTTATGGGTTCGGACTCCGATTGGCCGGTCATGGACGCCGCAGCTGCCGCGCTGGCCGAATTCGACATTCCCTACGAAGCCGACGTCGTCTCCGCCCACCGGATGCCGGCGGACATGCTGGAGTACGGACAGAATGCCCACCGGCGCGGCCTGCGGGTCATCATTGCCGGAGCCGGCGGTGCGGCCCATCTGCCCGGCATGCTTGCCTCCGTGACTCCGCTTCCCGTCATCGGTGTTCCCGTGCCGCTGAAGTACCTGGACGGCATGGATTCCCTGCTGTCCATCGTCCAGATGCCTGCCGGCGTGCCGGTTGCTGCGGTCTCCATTGGCGGTGCCCGGAACGCCGGACTGCTGGCGGTGCGGATGCTGGCCGCAGGTACCGATCCCCTGGCAGCCCGCCTGCAGCAGCAGCTCATCGATTTTGCCGGGGGACTGCGCCAGTCCGCCATGGCGAAGGGCGCTGCCCTGCGCACCGCCCTGGCCGGAACGGACTAG
- a CDS encoding carbonic anhydrase, whose product METETETTITPAQAWHRLRKGNERFVAGTASHPNQDAPRRSSLVEGQNPFAVIFGCSDSRLAAEIIFDLGLGDAFVVRTAGQVIDDAVLGSLEYSVDTLGVPLIAVLGHDNCGAVTAAKETVDTGEMPSGYVRSLVERITPSVLAAQRKDLHEVNDMVVEHTKQTAERLVDSSRLIAAAVDEGRVAVIGLSYRLAEGSAELVSGFGALEHPAVLRTTLPK is encoded by the coding sequence GTGGAAACAGAGACTGAAACGACCATCACTCCCGCCCAGGCCTGGCATCGGCTGCGTAAAGGCAACGAACGCTTCGTTGCCGGCACAGCGAGCCACCCCAATCAGGACGCGCCGCGGCGCAGCTCCCTGGTGGAAGGACAGAACCCGTTCGCCGTCATCTTCGGCTGCTCGGATTCCCGTCTTGCCGCTGAGATCATTTTTGACCTCGGCCTCGGCGACGCATTCGTCGTCCGCACCGCGGGCCAGGTGATCGACGATGCCGTCCTTGGTTCGCTGGAATACAGCGTGGACACACTGGGTGTACCCCTGATTGCGGTGCTGGGACATGACAACTGCGGCGCCGTCACTGCCGCGAAGGAAACCGTCGACACCGGCGAGATGCCCAGCGGGTATGTCCGCTCCCTGGTCGAACGGATCACCCCTTCCGTGCTCGCGGCACAGCGCAAGGACCTGCACGAGGTCAATGACATGGTGGTGGAGCATACGAAGCAGACCGCCGAACGTCTGGTGGACAGCTCCAGGCTCATCGCGGCCGCCGTCGACGAGGGACGGGTTGCCGTGATTGGGCTGTCCTACCGGCTGGCGGAAGGCAGCGCCGAACTCGTCTCCGGTTTCGGCGCCCTGGAACACCCCGCCGTCCTGCGTACGACACTGCCCAAGTAG
- a CDS encoding DUF4245 domain-containing protein, with the protein MSETHPDPQQTDDAVTPVLTAKQAKRANATVMGMLIATGLTLALCLVPVLLNPAPKMQARDVDVAAAANQAAGDAGYVPLALELPDGWTANYARWNAGTNDGVPNWEVGYLTPETEFISLTQTNAANPTWIFQHTGDSTVSGERQSGGVTWELRDSSNGEATLVTEIEGQTLLLSGSADLAEFDVLAEHAVQDLRGN; encoded by the coding sequence GTGAGCGAAACGCACCCCGACCCCCAGCAGACCGATGACGCCGTAACGCCGGTATTGACCGCCAAGCAGGCAAAGCGGGCCAATGCCACGGTGATGGGCATGCTGATCGCCACTGGCCTCACACTGGCACTGTGCCTGGTGCCGGTGCTGCTCAACCCAGCCCCCAAGATGCAGGCGCGCGACGTCGATGTCGCTGCGGCCGCCAACCAGGCCGCCGGTGATGCCGGATACGTCCCGCTGGCCCTGGAGCTGCCGGACGGCTGGACCGCGAACTACGCCCGCTGGAACGCGGGGACCAATGACGGCGTCCCGAACTGGGAGGTGGGATATCTCACCCCGGAGACGGAATTCATCTCACTGACGCAGACCAACGCCGCGAATCCCACCTGGATCTTCCAGCACACCGGTGACTCGACCGTCTCCGGGGAACGCCAGTCCGGCGGAGTGACGTGGGAGCTGCGTGATTCCTCCAACGGCGAGGCAACGCTGGTCACCGAGATCGAGGGGCAGACCCTCCTGCTGTCCGGCTCCGCCGATCTGGCTGAATTCGATGTCCTGGCCGAACACGCGGTCCAGGACCTGCGCGGCAACTGA